One Elaeis guineensis isolate ETL-2024a chromosome 10, EG11, whole genome shotgun sequence genomic window carries:
- the LOC105052536 gene encoding U1 small nuclear ribonucleoprotein A produces MSTGGDDASTIPPNMTIYINNLNEKIKMDELKKSLHAVFSQFGKILEVLAFKTLKHKGQAWVVFKDVSSASEALKRMQGFPFYDKPMRIQYAKTKSDIIAKADGTFVPRERRKRHEERAERKRREQQLDAAQTGSGPYGATPPLSQLPYPGGAKSMIPEAPALPNNILFVQNLPHETTPMMLQMLFCQYPGFKEVRMVDAKPGIAFVEYGDEMQGTLAMQGLQGFKITQQNPMLITYAKK; encoded by the exons ACCGGTGGTGATGACGCTTCGACGATTCCACCCAACATGACCATCTACATCAACAACCTCAACGAGAAGATCAAAATGGATG AACTTAAAAAATCCCTGCATGCTGTTTTTTCACAATTTGGGAAGATATTGGAGGTGCTTGCTTTTAAGACGCTGAAACATAAAGGACAGGCATGGGTTGTCTTTAAGGATGTTTCATCAGCATCTGAGGCACTCAAACGGATGCAAGGATTTCCATTCTATGACAAGCCCATG AGAATTCAGTATGCGAAGACCAAGTCAGATATAATAGCAAAAGCTGATGGTACTTTTGTCCCTCGCGAAAGACGGAAGAGGCATGAAGAAAGAG CTGAAAGAAAGCGGCGGGAGCAACAGCTTGATGCTGCCCAAACTGGATCTGGTCCCTATGGAGCTACACCACCT ctTTCTCAATTGCCTTATCCTGGAGGGGCTAAGTCGATGATTCCTGAAGCACCAGCACTGCCAAACAACATACTGTTTGTTCAGAATCTTCCCCATGAGACTACTCCCATGATGCTGCAAATGCTCTTCTGTCAGTATCCTGGTTTTAAGGAGGTTAGAATGGTAGATGCAAAGCCTGGAATTGCTTTCGTGGagtatggagatgagatgcaGGGTACACTTGCCATGCAAGGTCTTCAGGGTTTCAAGATTACACAACAGAATCCTATGCTTATCACATATGCAAAGAAGTAG
- the LOC105052537 gene encoding mediator of RNA polymerase II transcription subunit 28 has product MAEQQQAQTESPARSPSLSQPPQQQRQREEMMACVVALEAALLPCLPARELQAVDRSVHSSHQIDVERHARDFMESAKRLQLYFIGLQREDQPTKEEMLRKEISIMEEELKAKSELIKKHEKLIQGWRKELKDQLEKHVTELERV; this is encoded by the exons ATGGCGGAGCAGCAGCAAGCCCAAACGGAGTCGCCGGCACGATCTCCGTCACTGTCTCAGCCACCGCAGCAACAGAGGCAGCGGGAGGAGATGATGGCGTGCGTGGTGGCGCTGGAGGCGGCGCTGCTCCCCTGCCTCCCCGCCCGCGAGCTCCAAGCTGTCGACCGCTCCGTGCACTCCTCCCACCAGA TTGATGTTGAAAGGCATGCACGAGATTTTATGGAGTCTGCGAAGAGGCTTCAATTGTATTTCATTGGGCTACAACGTGAGGATCAGCCCACCAAGGAAGAAATGCTTCGAAAG GAGATCTCCATCATGGAAGAAGAGTTGAAAGCCAAGTCTGAGCTGATTAAGAAGCATGAGAAACTCATTCAAGGGTGGAGGAAGGAGTTGAAGGACCAGCTGGAGAAGCATGTCACAGAGTTGGAGAGGGTGTAG